In Aegilops tauschii subsp. strangulata cultivar AL8/78 chromosome 3, Aet v6.0, whole genome shotgun sequence, one genomic interval encodes:
- the LOC109749426 gene encoding uncharacterized protein, translating into MASLRDMLLSQELAAAAAMSGDAYGRFERYSMSSAHGFPHYQQAGNAPTGFPDTGFLVSGFGMPPSTFIMAAGTHAAAGYGAEAVPVEIPVVGRQTPASRNARATPFRGPWTEEEDELLRRLVDEHGEHKWATISKHLPGRIGKQCRERWTNHVRPGIKKDHIWTEAGDILLIDAHKIHGNRWSTIARCLPGRSENAIKNHWNATKRSLKSKRRQKKKTSQQAAPGQFTLLEEYIRDKMMADENVAPPSPSSGLGYDGQVFPNAAAMLAVSNPPGMGQYLHPANAAGSSSQARIMNLSVPLPDLNAAYSGEMLERYYDPASFPTYSNNNLLHHGPEPAFLQMFSAQGRMLAACTNLKLFPLPQHLGGGYYGSETGSSSAGGSSDQDEDVVQMASREFQLDLTGPHWLQLTRSVHRIDPVPIH; encoded by the exons ATGGCGTCGTTGCGTGACATGCTTTTGAGCCAGGAGCTGGCGGCGGCCGCGGCCATGTCGGGGGACGCGTACGGGAGGTTCGAAAGGTACAGTATGAGCTCTGCCCATGGTTTTCCCCACTACCAGCAAGCTGGTAACGCTCCGACCGGATTCCCCGACACGGGATTTCTCGTTTCCGGCTTCGGCATGCCTCCCTCCACCTTCATCATGGCGGCGGGGACCCACGCGGCCGCTGGTTATGGCGCTGAGGCCGTCCCGGTGGAGATCCCCGTGGTCGGGCGACAGACACCTGCCTCCAGGAACGCCAGGGCGACGCCGTTCAGAGGACCGTGGACGGAGGAAGAGGACGA ACTTCTCAGGAGATTGGTAGATGAGCATGGGGAGCACAAGTGGGCGACCATTTCAAAGCACCTCCCGGGACGGATCGGCAAGCAGTGCCGTGAGCGATGGACAAATCACGTGCGCCCCGGCATCAAG AAGGACCACATCTGGACTGAGGCGGGCGACATACTGCTGATCGACGCGCACAAGATCCACGGAAACCGTTGGTCGACGATCGCGAGGTGCCTCCCCGGCCGGTCGGAGAACGCCATCAAGAACCACTGGAACGCGACAAAGCGGAGCCTCAAGTCGAAGCGCCGGCAAAAGAAGAAGACAAGCCAACAAGCCGCCCCGGGGCAGTTCACCCTCCTCGAGGAGTACATCCGCGACAAAATGATGGCTGACGAGAACGTGGCGCCACCGTCTCCGTCGTCCGGCCTCGGGTATGACGGCCAGGTTTTTCCAAATGCCGCTGCAATGCTGGCCGTCTCGAACCCACCGGGGATGGGTCAGTACCTCCACCCAGCCAACGCGGCCGGGTCATCGTCCCAAGCAAGGATAATGAACCTAAGCGTGCCCTTGCCGGACCTCAACGCCGCCTACAGCGGCGAGATGCTGGAGCGATACTACGACCCGGCCTCCTTCCCGACCTACAGCAACAACAACCTGCTGCACCATGGACCAGAGCCTGCATTTCTTCAGATGTTTAGTGCCCAGGGACGCATGCTTGCTGCATGCACCAACCTGAAATTGTTCCCGCTCCCTCAGCACCTCGGTGGCGGCTACTACGGCAGCGAGACGGGCAGCAGCAGCGCTGGTGGCAGCAGTGATCAGGACGAAGACGTGGTCCAGATGGCCTCGAGGGAGTTCCAGCTGGACCTCACTGGACCTCACTGGCTTCAACTGACACGGTCCGTCCACCGGATCGATCCAGTACCTATCCATTGA